The following proteins come from a genomic window of Pocillopora verrucosa isolate sample1 chromosome 6, ASM3666991v2, whole genome shotgun sequence:
- the LOC131782487 gene encoding mannose-6-phosphate isomerase isoform X2 — MGTHPNGPSKVLKEGKESLLSDWIESNKDVLGNKVKKTFGGKLPFLFKVLSVNKALSIQAHPNKPHAELLHDKRPDVYKDPNHKPEMAIALTPFEGLCGFRPLDEIQKFVKTIPELAAVIGQEATTALVTGSDPHALKKAFTALMTSSQDAVSEQLGKLLLRLQEKKTSGHDISNQCSELLFRLNSQFPGDVGCFCIYFLNHIVLQPGQAMFLGPNLPHAYLAGDCMECMACSDNVVRAGLTPKFKDVETLCEMLEYNCGSKEENIFPCCQDPSDSHVTIYDPPVSDFTVSRIKIPASCPSYKFKALSGPSICVVISGSGAVEDTASKICLNRGTVLFIPANTTFDVTCKEEDMEIYRAYCVL, encoded by the exons ATGGGAACACATCCAAATGGACCATCAAAAGTGTTAAAGGAAGGAAAGGAATCACTGTTATCTGATTGGATAGAGTCAAACAAAGATGTCTTaggaaacaaagttaaaaagacatttggtGGCAAATTACCCTTCTTGTTCAAAGTACTATCAGTTAATAAGGCTTTATCAATTCAAGCTCACCCAAACAAACCTCATGCAGAACTGCTTCATGACAAAAGGCCAGATGTATATAAGGATCCTAATCACAAACCAGAGATGGCCATTG CGCTGACACCATTTGAAGGCCTGTGTGGTTTTCGTCCTCTGGATGAGATCCAGAAGTTTGTAAAGACCATACCTGAACTTGCTGCTGTCATTGGACAGGAAGCTACCACTGCTTTAGTCACTGGCTCAG acCCTCATGCACTAAAGAAAGCTTTCACTGCCCTCATGACAAGTAGCCAAGATGCTGTAAGTGAGCAGCTAGGTAAACTATTGTTAAGACTTCAGGAGAAGAAAACCTCAGGCCATGACATCTCCAACCAGTGCAGCGAGCTACTATTCAGATTGAACAGCCAGTTTCCTGGAGATGTTGGttgtttttgcatttatttcctAAATCACATTGTTCTTCAACCTGGGCAAGCAATGTTCCTTGGTCCCAACCTGCCTCATGCATATCTAGCTGGTG ACTGTATGGAGTGTATGGCATGCAGTGATAATGTTGTACGAGCTGGACTGACACCAAAGTTTAAGGATGTTGAGACACTCTGTGAGATGTTAGAGTACAATTGTGGTTCTAAGGAAGAGAACATTTTCCCATGTTGTCAAGATCCAAGTGATTCGCATGTCACAATCTATGATCCTCCTGTCTCAGACTTTACTGTTTCAAGAATTAAG ATACCAGCAAGTTGTCCTTCATACAAGTTCAAAGCACTAAGTGGACCTAGTATTTGTGTGGTGATATCTGGTTCTGGTGCTGTAGAAGATACTGCTTCAAAGATTTGCTTGAATCGAGGAACTGTACTTTTTATTCCTGCAAACACCACCTTTGATGTAACATGTAAAGAAGAAGACATGGAAATATACCGTGCTTATTGCGTGTTGTAA
- the LOC131787212 gene encoding U6 snRNA-associated Sm-like protein LSm1, whose product MSFLPGTASLIKEIDKRLLVVLRDGRTLIGYLRSIDQFANLLLQDTIERIHVGGKYGDIPRGIFLVRGENMVLAGEIDEEKEAQSELEEVSVPDILELQRDEQLAKEEQERVKTKAKLKRGLPVNVSDTYLNHDDVFN is encoded by the exons ATGAGCTTCCTTCCTGGGACAGCAAGTCTCATCAAAGAAATAGATA AAAGACTTTTGGTTGTGCTGAGGGATGGAAGAACACTCATTGGATATTTGAGGTCCATAGATCAATTTG CCAACCTTTTACTTCAAGACACCATTGAAAGAATTCATGTTGGAGGAAAGTATGGGGATATTCCTAGAGGCATATTTCTTGTAAGAGGAGAAAACATGGTTCTAGCTGGAGAAATA gatgaagaaaaagaagctcAGTCTGAACTGGAGGAAGTGTCAGTACCTGATATTCTTGAATTACAAAGAGATGAGCAACTGGCTAAAGAAGAGCAAGAAAGAGTGAAAACAAAAGCCAAACTGAAAAGAGGCCTGCCTGTCAATGTATCTGATACATACCTCAATCATGATGATGTTTTCAACTga
- the LOC131781290 gene encoding uncharacterized protein, producing the protein MAEGVDNDMSEHQRGQGAPHGKEAVRSSEVEVAISSTNSQTRVQTRPSSVGINTGPNPAHKKKSSFQITSVTESKIPNRGDSNGYDGELNESDIVDEVEVELDPFVDPGTANGNGGSRFKVVKIQRNESFVRGRWKCHDYPDAESAQNSSGSVSATGSTNISTHVSKDSADKADSFSSTKISNVSNSVGNHPTSETDSHSLDSQTHGSVVKFTTQVNEQNSSSGEAVVAVKKKDSEPRIGAPSEFAKHSDISIARVSSTALDTSDRASPSLEGAQPIAAVAASVGEAELPIVNKIASAMEQITQIKSDLLSVVNKEVQTLKETISKLTEENQELKQENEKLRNLVVNRKTST; encoded by the exons ATGGCCGAGGGAGTCGACAATGATATGAGCGAACATCAACGCGGACAGGGCGCTCCGCATGGCAAGGAGGCGGTTCGCTCTTCTGAAGTAGAGGTTGCCATCTCGTCTACAAACTCTCAAACTAGAGTTCAAACTCGGCCTTCATCAGTGGGAATTAATACGGGACCAAATCCCGCTCACAAGAAAAAGAGTTCTTTTCAAATTACCAGTGTCACCGAAAGCAAAATCCCCAACCGTGGCGATAGCAATGGATACGATGGCGAACTGAACGAAAGCGATATAGTGGATGAAGTCGAAGTAGAACTTGATCCTTTTGTAGATCCAGGAACTGCAAATGGCAACGGTGGATCTAGGTTCAAAGTAgttaaaattcaaagaaatgaaTCCTTTGTACGCGGTAGATGGAAATGTCACGATTATCCTGATGCGGAATCTGCTCAGAATTCTTCAGGTAGTGTTTCTGCAACGGGCTCTACTAATATTTCTACCCATGTGTCGAAAGACAGCGCGGACAAAGCAGACTCTTTTTCGAGCACAAAGATTAGCAATGTAAGCAATTCTGTTGGAAATCACCCTACGAGTGAAACGGACTCTCATTCGTTAGATTCTCAAACTCATGGCTCTGTGGTGAAATTTACAACGCAAGTAAATGAACAGAATTCCAGTTCGGGTGAAGCGGTTGTGGCAGTCAAAAAGAAGGATTCGGAACCGAGGATAGGGGCGCCTAGCGAATTTGCAAAACATAGTGATATTTCAATAGCCAGAGTTTCATCTACAGCGTTGGATACTTCAGACAGAGCATCGCCATCGCTTGAAGGAGCGCAGCCGATCGCTGCCGTCGCCGCAAG tgTGGGAGAGGCGGAGTTACCTattgttaataaaattgccTCAGCAATG GAACAAATTACTCAGATCAAGTCAGACCTCTTAAGTGTTGTGAATAAAGAAGTGCAgacattaaaagaaacaatatcTAAACTTACTGAGGAGAATCAAGAACTtaagcaagaaaatgaaaaattacggAACTTGGTAGTAAACAGGAAAACATCAacataa
- the LOC131789830 gene encoding protein disulfide-isomerase 1-like, giving the protein MFIRLNLLAIVFLNTVLTSAKEDSFVKELTLTNFDQVVDGKKFAFVFFYAPWHEQCLRLLERYEEVGDTFSSREDVVIAKVNAYEEIKLATRYWVDEYPAFRYFIKGSITEETYNNGNLPADMIRFIRSKSVLHLNTDIFQTPVIDLSSSNFERIVKDRARSIMVLYYNGNCELCKTLQNTIHDVGVTFRNEPKCLIGRLDCDAEPQICVQQTIPHYPTFKVYSQHNKDGIIYEPGTYQESYSETNITSFMNALCGTQRRLKGRLNEKAGLLDDFNEIAVQFMKDHKRREEILREAKIKALKHKFQTEAHFYMSVMTRVMGYGAGIISEEIDRLERLIAGPLHPNKADEFEKRKNILKQFQVLHFERDEL; this is encoded by the exons ATGTTTATACGACTTAATCTTCTCGCAATCGTCTTCTTGAACACTGTGCTAACTTCAGCAAAGGAGGATTCATTCGTCAAGGAACTCACTCTTACAAATTTTGACCAGGTCGTTGACGGGAAAAAATTTGCGTTCGTGTTTTTCTACGCTCCTTGGCACGAGCAATGCTTGAGGCTGTTAGAACGGTATGAAGAGGTTGGAGATACATTTTCAAGCCGTGAGGATGTGGTTATCGCCAAAGTAAATGCTTATGAAGAAATTAAACTGGCCACACGGTACTGGGTGGATGAATACCCTGCGTTTCGTTACTTCATAAAAGGAAGCATAACTGAAGAAAC ttataatAATGGTAATCTTCCTGCCGATATGATTCGTTTTATACGGTCCAAATCCGTCCTTCATCTAAACACAGACATCTTCCAAACACCAGTCATCGATCTgagctcttcaaattttgaaagaattgtCAAAGACAGGGCGCGGAGCATCATGGTCCTTTACTATAACGGCAACTGTGAACTGTGCAAGACTTTACAAAACACGATTCACGATGTCGGTGTCACGTTTAGAAACGAGCCGAAGTGCCTGATTGGCCGACTTGATTGCGACGCGGAGCCTCAGATTTGTGTGCAACAAACAATTCCGCATTACCCGACTTTCAAAGTATATTCCCAGCATAACAAGGACGGGATCATTTACGAGCCTGGGACCTACCAGGAAAGCTACAGCGAGACAAACATAACTTCCTTTATGAATGCCTTGTGTGGAACTCAAAGGAGGCTGAAAGGACGACTGAACGaaaag GCTGGCCTTTTGGATGACTTCAACGAAATAGCGGTGCAGTTTATGAAGGACCACAAAAGGCGAGAAGAAATATTGAGAGAAGCTAAAATAAAAGCCCTTAAGCACAAGTTCCAAACCGAGGCTCATTTTTACATGTCTGTTATGACTCGCGTAATGGGTTACGGAGCTGGTATCATAAGCGAGGAAATTGATCGATTGGAACGCTTGATCGCCGGTCCATTGCACCCTAATAAGGCAGATGAATTTGAGAAACGCAAAAATATTCTGAAGCAATTCCAGGTTTTGCATTTTGAAAGAGACGAGTTATAA
- the LOC131782487 gene encoding mannose-6-phosphate isomerase isoform X1, whose product MAAPTRSRGVVELKCAVQCYAWGKIGLNSTVAQLALNSPSFHLEEDEPYSEFWMGTHPNGPSKVLKEGKESLLSDWIESNKDVLGNKVKKTFGGKLPFLFKVLSVNKALSIQAHPNKPHAELLHDKRPDVYKDPNHKPEMAIALTPFEGLCGFRPLDEIQKFVKTIPELAAVIGQEATTALVTGSDPHALKKAFTALMTSSQDAVSEQLGKLLLRLQEKKTSGHDISNQCSELLFRLNSQFPGDVGCFCIYFLNHIVLQPGQAMFLGPNLPHAYLAGDCMECMACSDNVVRAGLTPKFKDVETLCEMLEYNCGSKEENIFPCCQDPSDSHVTIYDPPVSDFTVSRIKIPASCPSYKFKALSGPSICVVISGSGAVEDTASKICLNRGTVLFIPANTTFDVTCKEEDMEIYRAYCVL is encoded by the exons ATGGCTGCTCCAACACGGTCCAGAGGAG TTGTTGAATTAAAATGTGCAGTGCAGTGTTATGCCTGGGGTAAGATTGGTTTAAACAGCACAGTTGCACAGCTTGCTCTGAATAGTCCCTCATTTCATCTAGAAGAGGATGAACCATATTCTGAG TTTTGGATGGGAACACATCCAAATGGACCATCAAAAGTGTTAAAGGAAGGAAAGGAATCACTGTTATCTGATTGGATAGAGTCAAACAAAGATGTCTTaggaaacaaagttaaaaagacatttggtGGCAAATTACCCTTCTTGTTCAAAGTACTATCAGTTAATAAGGCTTTATCAATTCAAGCTCACCCAAACAAACCTCATGCAGAACTGCTTCATGACAAAAGGCCAGATGTATATAAGGATCCTAATCACAAACCAGAGATGGCCATTG CGCTGACACCATTTGAAGGCCTGTGTGGTTTTCGTCCTCTGGATGAGATCCAGAAGTTTGTAAAGACCATACCTGAACTTGCTGCTGTCATTGGACAGGAAGCTACCACTGCTTTAGTCACTGGCTCAG acCCTCATGCACTAAAGAAAGCTTTCACTGCCCTCATGACAAGTAGCCAAGATGCTGTAAGTGAGCAGCTAGGTAAACTATTGTTAAGACTTCAGGAGAAGAAAACCTCAGGCCATGACATCTCCAACCAGTGCAGCGAGCTACTATTCAGATTGAACAGCCAGTTTCCTGGAGATGTTGGttgtttttgcatttatttcctAAATCACATTGTTCTTCAACCTGGGCAAGCAATGTTCCTTGGTCCCAACCTGCCTCATGCATATCTAGCTGGTG ACTGTATGGAGTGTATGGCATGCAGTGATAATGTTGTACGAGCTGGACTGACACCAAAGTTTAAGGATGTTGAGACACTCTGTGAGATGTTAGAGTACAATTGTGGTTCTAAGGAAGAGAACATTTTCCCATGTTGTCAAGATCCAAGTGATTCGCATGTCACAATCTATGATCCTCCTGTCTCAGACTTTACTGTTTCAAGAATTAAG ATACCAGCAAGTTGTCCTTCATACAAGTTCAAAGCACTAAGTGGACCTAGTATTTGTGTGGTGATATCTGGTTCTGGTGCTGTAGAAGATACTGCTTCAAAGATTTGCTTGAATCGAGGAACTGTACTTTTTATTCCTGCAAACACCACCTTTGATGTAACATGTAAAGAAGAAGACATGGAAATATACCGTGCTTATTGCGTGTTGTAA
- the LOC131782949 gene encoding transmembrane and coiled-coil domain-containing protein 3 yields MRLRSIIIDHLAVFGILLLAVRGTGDAARSTFAAISKDDLTRWNPSTCQYVSHLFKAKQRVVNKLGNILGNKIPKKRQELTNAQVKAITIFKNELNVTERAVFDAINGLRKLLLEDYKSVVHMKEAIKQRLEALKLLALQQEDQFNAISEAEKEFFSASKHADLQANGTRLEKIIEGILDDVSFAADKLENELDEKTFEKTRNAKGASIEAVVRLNADEERQDSDNETLEADPGNENEMSILVDSQSNQFVLAKAKDATVPHEDVHFIKDIIYILVLSFSGSCICTLVQLPTMFAFVISGMLLGPSGLNMIKTVVQVETLGEFGVFFILFAVGMEFSPDRIKRVWKVAVGGSSLIMALMIVFGIFWGICFGILPRQSAFVAACLSLSSTPLVAKFVESKNRDTSSKEHTNGDGDYTSSLLGILVMQDVHLGLLVALLPALAGHGKSANTKASTIAVHNIISGHDSGNSDDFTNTIVMLFEVLLSFVILMFVCFVISKVIGPILRLIKDSGSKELLLLATVSTAFSLLMLSEHLGISMELGCFVAGVVLSSNGENLVHQVNELVEPLRDFFSCLFFASIGLHVFPTFVLNEFPLVLTLTLGVVSVKFVVSVFVLRMFLCESRSTKYIVAAGLAQVSEFSFVLGSRARRFHLISREVYLIILSVTTISLLLAPLLWRISLWKFGSRKLWMSSGSERTNKRAARTI; encoded by the exons ATGCGGCTGAGAAGTATTATCATCGATCACTTGGCGGTGTTTGGGATATTACTCCTTGCAGTCAGAGGTACCGGTGACGCAGCGAGAAGCACCTTTGCAGCTATCTCCAAAGATGACCTCACTCGCTGGAATCCTTCAACTTGCCAGTATGTAAGCCATCTATTCAAGGCGAAGCAAAGGGTGGTAAACAAGTTAGGTAATATACTGGGGAATAAAATTCCGAAAAAACGTCAAGAACTCACGAACGCTCAAGTAAAAGCGATAACAATCTTTAAGAACGAGCTGAACGTTACAGAAAGAGCAGTTTTTGATGCAATTAATGGCTTGAGAAAACTACTACTGGAGGATTATAAGTCTGTAGTCCACATGAAAGAAGCTATAAAACAACGACTGGAAGCTCTCAAACTTTTGGCTTTACAACAAGAAGATCAATTTAATGCAATCAGCGAAGcagaaaaagaatttttttctgctagTAAACATGCAGATTTGCAGGCCAATGGTACACGTCTGGAGAAAATTATTGAGGGTATTTTAGATGATGTTTCATTTGCAGCTgataaacttgaaaatgaacttGACGAGAAAACGTTtgagaaaacaagaaatgcTAAAGGGGCATCAATTGAAGCCGTTGTGAGACTGAATGCGGATGAAGAAAGGCAAGACAGTGATAATGAGACATTGGAGGCTGATCCTggtaatgaaaatgaaatgagtaTTCTTGTTGATTCTCAAAGCAATCAGTTTGTTTTAGCCAAAGCTAAAGATGCAACTGTTCCACATGAAGATGTCCACTTCATCAAAGATATTATCTATATACTGGTTTTGTCATTCTCTGGATCCTGTATTTGTACACTGGTTCAGCTGCCAACAATGTTTGCATTTGTAATTAGTGGTATGCTTCTAGGACCATCTGGATTAAATATGATCAAG aCAGTTGTGCAGGTGGAGACACTCGGTGAATTTGGGGTCTTTTTCATTCTGTTTGCAGTTGGCATGGAATTTTCTCCAGACAGAATAAAACGG gtaTGGAAAGTGGCAGTTGGTGGAAGTTCTTTAATCATGGCACTGATGATTGTCTTTGGTATTTTTTGGGGAATTTGTTTTGGAATTCTCCCCAGGCAGAGTGCATTTGTAGCAGCATGTCTCTCTCTTTCCAGTACACCACTTGTGGCAAAATTTGTGGAGAGCAAGAATAGAGATACTTCTTCGAAAG AACACACTAATGGAGATGGTGACTACACCAGTTCTCTGTTAGGAATTCTTGTCATGCAAGATGTGCATTTGGGGTTGTTAGTTGCACTACTTCCTGCACTCGCAGGCCATGGGAAATCAGCAAATACCAAAGCTAGCACTATTGCAGTGCACAACATCATCAGTGGGCATGACAGTGGAAATTCAG ATGACTTTACAAACACCATAGTGATGTTGTTTGAGGTGTTGCTTTCCTTTGTCATCCTCATGTTTGTGTGTTTCGTGATTTCTAAAGTTATTGGACCAATATTAAG ACTTATCAAAGACAGCGGAAGTAAAGAACTGCTGCTTTTAGCAACTGTTTCAACAGCCTTTTCTCTGTTGATG CTGTCAGAACATTTAGGAATCTCCATGGAGCTGGGCTGTTTTGTGGCTGGTGTTGTGTTGAGCTCAAACGGAGAAAATCTTGTTCATCAG gTGAACGAACTTGTGGAGCCTCTGCGCGATTTCTTCTCGTGTCTCTTCTTCGCATCAATAG GTCTACACGTTTTTCCTACGTTTGTGCTGAATGAATTTCCTCTCGTGTTGACGCTTACCCTTGGGGTTGTATCAGTAAAG TTCGTTGTTTCTGTATTTGTTCTTCGGATGTTTTTATGTGAGTCACGAAGCACAAAATACATCGTTGCTGCGGGACTCGCTCAAGTCAGTGAATTCTCGTTCGTTTTGGGAAGCCGAGCAAGGAGGTTTCATCTCATTTCTAGAGAG gtttatcTGATCATCCTCAGTGTCACAACAATTAGCCTCCTTCTTGCTCCTTTGCTGTGGAGAATTTCTTTGTGGAAATTTGGAAGCAGAAAACTATGGATGAGTTCCGGCTCAGAGCGGACAAATAAACGAGCTGCCAGAACAATCTAA
- the LOC131789726 gene encoding centromere protein I, producing the protein MSDDESNIFKAEEAIKFLENGDPKVETSLAVERIESVAHSDGLPPDQLVNLVKIATSGKYDDSISSRLVRSLIPQKSVPGITVVIIASRICNIHLSMRIKSLLVRWIILIFNFIDDLKDVHSLYGIFFLLLESETLCPHLCHLLYYLTRKEDVKNFRIRKLLDLQNHRGVKPYQSALLSVYKIHCPNLFTMTATASTKRLWFKETDESWKEAIKKVQLKYNARKPVESFFLPVKTSNRVAVTKRRKLPGNIIPELQTTTINEKKTSIEQLFSFKDLLANIEKIEFPSQVASVINSPFLQHVLSCNPDFVVLQRFNFWVNHTLCEELLNSSTSKSDSYTWMLLQHLNHFTGFLQESVPAVEAFLVRFLFTWNGLDFRPLILQLVTHLSMWPFQRLNDLVLEPLRKLFFSSPIYVKCQVIYCFTELLRNFLAVELPRQQELLQEERSQRARDLANVSLFVEDEVEAFDPLKTIYDFIQFVDRVCVVGLQVEKDHALLQHWVLNFFELVSTSHQQFSLPFVLIPSSGIIYRMLFSSNSMALSRLCQIIVNFKKEFESLKITQGESQVSPLGFPDGFQSIQRFNQYILDICDSLWRNKAFIDRDKSFCFSMPSSVTDSLDVRHMNELFSIHHHISLAGEAWKFLHQTQPTGMKLTPSLIKGRSRRAYMEFLRQRSFGGILVFLKTFIRPRS; encoded by the exons ATGAGCGACGatgaatcaaatattttcaaagctgaagAAGCCATCAAGTTTTTAGAAAATGGAG ATCCGAAAGTCGAGACTTCCCTAGCAGTTGAAAGGATTGAAAGTGTTGCTCATAGCGATGGTCTTCCACCTGATCAACTTGTGAATTTAGTCAAGATAGCCACTAGTGGAAAATATG atGATAGTATTTCTTCAAGACTTGTCAGATCCCTGATTCCACAGAAATCAGTTCCTGGTATAACAGTCGTGATCATAGCCTCAAGGATTTGTAATATCCATCTATCTATGAGGATAAAG AGTTTGTTAGTTCGATGGATTATACTCATCTTTAACTTCATTGATGATCTGAAAGATGTGCATTCTCTCTATGGAATCTTCTTTCTCCTTTTGGAAAGTGAAACTTTG TGTCCTCACTTATGCCATCTCTTGTATTACCTGACAAGAAAGGAGGATG TGAAGAATTTTAGGATCAGAAAACTGCTGGATCTACAAAATCACAGG GGAGTGAAGCCTTATCAGTCTGCCTTACTTTCTGTTTACAAGATACATTGTCCAAACCTTTTCACCATGACAGCGACAGCTTCAACTAAG AGATTATGGTTCAAGGAAACCGATGAATCCTGGAAAGAGGCAATCAAGAAAGTTCAG CTCAAATATAATGCAAGAAAACCAGtggaaagtttttttcttccagtGAAGACATCTAATCGTGTTGCG GTGACAAAGAGACGAAAACTTCCCGGAAACATCATTCCCGAACTACAGACTACCAcgataaatgaaaagaaaacttccaTCGAGCAGCTCTTTTCCTTTAAGGATCTACTTgcaaacattgaaaaaatagaG TTTCCGAGTCAGGTAGCCTCAGTGATCAACTCGCCGTTCCTGCAGCACGTTTTGAGCTGTAATCCAGACTTTGTCGTGTTACAAAGATTCAACTTCTGGGTCAATCATACCTTGTGCGAAG AGTTACTTAACAGTTCAACGTCAAAATCTGATTCTTATACCTGGATGTTGTTGCAGCATTTAAACCACTTCACAGGCTTCCTCCAA GAATCTGTCCCGGCTGTGGAAGCTTTCTTGGTTCGATTCCTTTTTACATGGAACGGACTGGATTTCAGACCATTGATTCTTCAGCTCGTAACTCATCTTAGTATGTGGCCGTTTCAAC GTTTGAATGATTTAGTTCTTGAACcgcttagaaaacttttcttttcatcaccaATTTACGTGAAG TGTCAAGTTATTTACTGCTTCACTGAACTGCTGAGGAATTTCTTAGCGGTTGAGTTGCCGCGGCAACAAGAATTACTTCAAGAGGAGCGTTCCCAAAGAGCACGTGATCTGGCCAA TGTCTCGTTGTTTGTTGAAGACGAAGTTGAGGCTTTTGATCCTCTGAAGACCATTTATGATTTCATACAGTTTGTGGATAGGGTTTGTGTAGTGGGTTTACAG GTCGAAAAAGACCATGCGCTGCTGCAGCATTGGGTTTTAAACTTCTTTGAACTG gtttcaaCTTCCCATCAACAGTTTTCTTTGCCATTTGTCCTTATTCCTTCCTCTGGGATCATCTACAGAATGTTGTTTTCTAGTAATTCCATGGCTTTGTCAAGATTGTGTCAAATCATTGTCAA CTTCAAGAAGGAGTTTGAATCTTTGAAGATAACACAAGGAGAGTCTCAG GTTTCTCCTTTGGGATTCCCCGATGGATTTCAAAGCATCCAGAGATTTAACCAGTATATCTTAGATATCTGTGACAGTTTGTGGAGAAACAAAGCTTTTATAGACAGAGACAAATCATTTTGTTTCAGCATGCCAAG CTCGGTGACAGACTCCCTCGATGTGCGTCATATGAACGAGTTGTTCTCAATCCACCATCATATATCTTTGGCAGGGGAGGCCTGGAAATTTCTTCATCAG ACTCAGCCGACCGGGATGAAGCTCACGCCAAGTCTTATCAAG GGACGCTCTAGACGTGCTTACATGGAGTTTTTGAGGCAGAGAAGCTTTGGTGGGATTCTGgtatttttgaaaacatttattaGACCACGTTCATGA